atttggcttaaagcccaacattcagaaaactaagatcgtggcatccggtcccatcacttcatggcaaatagatggggaaacagcggaaagagtgtcagactttatttttgggaactccaaaatcactgcaggtggtgattgcagccatgaaattaaaagacacttactccttggaaggaaagtcatgaccagcctagatagcatattcaaaagcagagacactactttgccaaaaaaggtccatctagtcaaggctatggtttttcctgtggtcatgtatggatgtgagagttggactgtgaagaaagctgagtgctgaagaattgatgcttttgaactgtggtgttggagaagactcttgagagtcccttggactagagGAGATCCAACGactccattctaaaagagatcagtcctgggtgttctttggaaggaacgatgctaaagctgaaactccagtactttggccacctcatgtgaagagctgactccttggaaaagactctgatgctgggagggattgggggcaggaggagaaggggacgacagaggatgagatggctggatggcatcaccgactcgatggatgcgagtctgagtgaactccgggagttggtgatggacagggaggcctggcgtgctgtaattcatggggtcagagagagtcggacatgactcagcgactgaattCGACTGAACCGAGAGCTTGCAGGTGATGACAAGATCGGCGGAAGACTATGCCCAAGGACCCTGGTGCCCTGTGGAGGAAAGCACCCAGGGGCTTGTTCCCAGGAAGGCGGGCTGGACGGTGATGCGATACAGACAGACATTCCTGAAGGGGGCTGTGATGGGGGAACCCACACTGCAGGGCAGGGGAAGAGTCAGTTTCCTTCCATATTCCCTGAGCGTCTCCTCTGGGCTCTCGGCCACGTGGACCCCACTGAGCCCCAGGAAGCTGTTGACCTCTGTCTCTGGGATCTGAGCCCTGCAGGGCAGCAGGGGCTGGCATCCTCCCCGAAGCATCTCCAGGGCCAGGTGACCCGTCCACGGTGAGGACCCCTGCAGACCTTCTGATGTACAGGCATAGGAGGAAGCCAACCCTGAGGTGAGGCCCTCAGAGGGAAGGACATGGCCTGCTTGTCCACGCCTGAAACGGGCATCTCAGGAACACACTGGGACTGTCACAGGAACGAGAACAGGTTCTCATGAAGAGGCGGTTCCCCTTCCTGTGGGTTGCTGATATGACGTGAAGCTCCAGCCCCAGAGAGGACACACCCTGTGGTCTGTCTGTCCAGAGGACACCCAGGGCTCCTCCATCCCCACAGCCTGGACCGCAGGGAGGAGACGCCATGGCCCCCGTGCTCCCCGCCCTGCTCTGCCTCGGTGagatgggaggggttgggggagccCTGGTCTGGAGGGACCCCCCCAGCCTGCCTGCTCCATCAGGGGACCCCGGGGCCCAAGAGGCTCCCAGGGAGGAGAGGCGCTGCTCAGAGCTGAGGGCACACCTCTCACAGGGCGCTCTCTTCCAGGGCTGAGTGTGGGCCTGAGGACCCAGGTGCAGGCTGGTGAGTCTGTCCCAGGGCCCAGCTCCCTCCTCGCCTGGGGACAAGGGTCACCCCCAGGCTGCCGGCAAGGGGAGGGCAGCTCGGGGCTCAGGGAGGCGGTGTCTGGTAGGTCTGGGCTGAGAGCCGAGGCCTGTGTTGGGGGGGACGCCTGGTGAGCCCGCCTCTGATTTCCTTCCAGGGACCCTCCCCAAACCCACCATCTGGGCTGAGCCGGGCTCTCTGGTCCCCTGGGGGAGCCCCGTGACCATCTGGTGCCGGGGGACTCTGGGGGCCCAGGAGTTCCATCTGGATAAAGAGGGAAGCAAAGCCTTCTGGGACAGACAGAAACCCCCGGGGCCCGGGGACAAGGCCAGGTTCTCCATCCAACACATGGGGCAGGACCACGCAGGGAGCTATTGGTGCTACTACAGAACCGCCACTGGCTGGTCAGAGCCCAGTGACCGCCTGGAGCTGGTGGTGACAGGTGAGTGACTCTCGGGGGCATCGGGCTCTGCCCTCGGAAGGGGGTCTGCTCTCAGGGGGTgtccttctcccagcccagccctggggggtgaggggggagcCCCAGGGAACCAACTGTCTCCTTCTCTCCTAGGATTCAATGACAAACCCAGCCTCTCAGCCGTGCCGAGCCCTGTGGTGACCTCGGGAGGGAACGTGACCCTCCAGTGTGGCTCTCGTCAGGGATTTAACAGATTCCTCCTGACCAAGGAAGGAGAAGATGCGTTCTCTTGGACCCTGGATGGAAACCAACGCCCCGACGGGCAGACCCAGGCCCTGTTTCCCGTGGGCCCCGTGACCCCCAGACACAGGTGGACGTTCAGATGCTACAACTTTTACAGGGAAATTCCCCGGGTGTGGTCAGCCCCCAGCGACCCCCTGGAGCTCCTGGTCTCAGGTGAGGAAGTCCCGTCCTGACCCCATACATTTGTGCAGACAAGACAACGTACTGAGTTCTGCTCCCAGGGGAGCCCCTGTGAGACGGTGGGGCCTGGGGCCGGGCCGGGAGAGGGGCGTCCACAGGGGAAGCGTCCCTACTACCCAGCGCGTGTCTCTCCCCAGGGctgtctgggaagccctccctcctGACCCCGCAGGGCCCTGTCGTCACCTCTGGACAGAACCTGACCCTCCAGTGTCGCTCTGACGTCGGCTATGCCAGATTCGCTCTGTCCAAGGAGGGGGGACAGGACCTCCCCCAGCGCCCTGCCCAGAGGCCCCAGGGAGGGCTCTCTCAGGCTGACTTCCCCCTGGGCCCTGTGGGCACCATCCACAGGGGCCGGTAGAGATGCTACGGTGGACACGGCCTCTCCTCTGAGTGGTCTGCCCCCAGAGAGCCCCTGGAGCTGCTGGTGGCAGGTGAGGGGCCAGCGGGTCAGCCCCGGACCCACCTGGGAGCCCCAGGGGTGGTGCTGGGACCAGGGGGAGGGGGTcccagggagggacagagagatggggggggggggaggggagagactcGGAAACAGAGACAGCGCTGAGGGGCCAGAGAGGCCCGCGGAGTCTCGCTCAGAACCCGCCTGGTGCCTGcacccccttcccctctgcaGGACGGCTCAGAGACAGCCCCTCCCTCTCGGTGCGGCCCGGCCCCGCGGTGGCCCCGGGGGAGACCGTGACCCTGCTGTGTCAGTCAGGAAACAGGACGGACACTTTCCTTCTGTCCaaggagggggcagcccagcGCCCCCTGCGTCTGCGCTCCCAGGACCAAGACGGGCAGTACCAGGCTGAGTTCTCCTTGAGCCCTGTGACCTCAGCCCACGGGGGCACCTACAGGTGCTACCGCTCACTCAGCACAGACCCCTACCTGCTGTCCCAGCCCAGTGAGCCCCTTGCCCTCGTGGTCTCAGGTAAGGCCCAGTCTGTCCGTCTGACTCAGCAGCTCGGGGCTCTGTGCCCTGGGAGCGCAGGGCGGTCATGGAGGACGGGGTGCTGAGGGAGGGGCTCCTTGAAGGAGGGGCCTCGGAGCCTGCGCCCAACCCTTCCTCCTGCACTGGGGTCCTGGAGGGGCAGGTGGGCCATGTGAGGGTCTCGGGGAGGCCACAGGGCCATGCAGGGCAAAAGGGAATGAGGTGGGGACCCCGGGTCAGCCCGGCGCACCCCTTCCTGGGCTCAACCACAGACCCAGACCTAAACCTGGGGAGTCTCAGGGCTCTGTGCTCAGGGGAGACAGCCCAGCCCAGGGGACTTTGAGATTCTCTGTGGGGACAAGACCCCTCAGATCGTCAAGGGCTGGCAGGGAGTCGGGCAGAGATAGCATGGGAGCCACAGGCTGCAGGGGCCAGAGGCTGCTGGATGGGGGTCAGTCTGCGGAGGAGCAGGCCCGCCCCACCCCATTCCTTCCCCGGAGGCTGCAGGGatcgccccctcccccaggcagaGCCAAGCTGCAGACGCAGAGGGCTGAGTGAGCGCCTGTGGGGGGCAGTGGTGGGTCCCTAGGAGCCATGGTTGGGTCTCACACTGGGACCCCACAGACCACCACGCAGGGCCAGGCCCTGGCCCAACCCCGGGACCCCGCAGACCACCGCTCACCCCGCAGACCTGTGCTGTCTGAGCTCCAGCAGCTCAGGGTCTTGAGCTAGAACGTCTGAGACAGGAAGATACAGAGGCCCCAGGAGGCTCTCGAGGAGGACATGGCCCACCCACAGCCTCCCTTCAGGACCCTCAGGCCCCGCTGACACCCTCCCCCATCACCGCGGCCAGACCCATGAGTGGGAACGAGGACACCATCCCCGCCAGGGGCTGGGCTTGGGGCCACGTCCTCTCCCGGGAGGTGGGTGCCCTGCGCTCACTCCCAAGCTCCGGGTGACGGGGCCGGGCTGACCTGTGTGCCCTCACCCCAGACTACACGGTGCAGAATTTCACCCGCATGGGCCTCGCGGCCTTGGTCCTGCTGCTCCTCGGGATCCTGCTGTGCCAGGCACGGCACGACCGCAAAGGAGCCCGAGATGTGGCCCGGAGCTGAGCATGGGGGTCCTGCAACACCCGGAGCACCGCAGCCCGGGACGCGAGCTTCTAGCCCCGGAGCTTCGGGAAGAGCCTCTGACCCCGGAGGAGAGACGGCCCCGGGGTGAgaggagtggggctgggggctcGGCTTTTGCTCACCggggccccctccctcccaagGAGGACGCCCTGACTCCCGTCTCCGCTCACCCCCAGCCTGAGGCGCATCCCACATGGCAGGGGTGGGTCCTCATCCTGCATGCCCACAGGCTCTGTCCACTCTCATGGAGGACGTGAGCCTCATTGTTCACGCCCTCCATCTCTGGTGTGAGCAATGACCTCCATTCCTTCTCAGAAAGAGAACGTCGTATAAGTAACTGAATAAATGGGTGAAAGTGGGGCCTCGTTTGGAACAGCTGGATCCTAAACTCTTCCCTGAGCCACCCTCTGGACCCCTCACATCCCTCTCTCCTCGTCAGAGGATACCCGGTGCAGTTTCTCCAGAAACACTGTCAGTGTGAGGGACCCCAGGCGTTTGAAGTGACAGTCAGGGCTACGCTGGTAAACGAGCTCAGGAATATATCGCTTTGTAAAGAGCCCCGatgtggggtttccctggtggtgaagaatctgccagccagtgcaggagacacgggttcagtccatGATCCTGGGGGACCGCACGCGCCAAGGAGCCACTGAGTCCGTGAACTGCAGCGCCTGAGGCCGGCACGTCCTGGAGCCCGCGCACCGCCAGAGTCCAGTGCTGCAGACGCCCAGACACCGCAGCGAGGGAGCAGCCCCGCTCACACAACCAGACACACCCCCGCAGCAACACAGACAAAATCAGCAGGCAATAAATGCTTACAGAGCCCAGTGTGAACTGTGTGTCTCCTTTGGGGCAAACGCGTTCCATGGCCAGCCTCAAGGCGCCCGGGTGAACGCGCTCAAGGCCGGGTGGGAAGGAAGGAGCAGGCGGACTTTCCCACAGCAGGGAGTCTGGTCCAGCCAGCCCCCACCGATGGCCCCACGCGCACTGATGTGTCCTCATTACACCTCACGTAGGGTCGTCTCCACCTCAGCTTTATGCCCCGGGTTCCCTGAAATGAGATGCCCACCTCCTAGTTCATCTgcaagagagggaaagaggaaacgATGGAGGAGACAAGGCTGACTCTGACGAATCCCAGCACATCACGGGCAGGTGTACTCATCACCCCGGTCAACCTGGGGAGTCGACAGCAACTCTCAGTTAATGGGAAGAGACACAGCGCTGGCCCACAGTTGTATAACCAGAGGAAGATGTGTGCACAGCCACCAGTGTGCACGCAGAATATGGACACGTGGGTAGTTCACAGTAGAAAAGTTTACAGAAATCACTTTCCCTAAAATAAATGGTTTGGTGTCTATATATGCGACAGAATTTATACAAAAATGCACAGAGGTGGACTGCTAGAGTAACACAGATCAGTTTCCAAGCACAAGggagaaacagtgaaataaaGGTGTAGGAGTCCACTCCCTCACATCAAATTCAAAAGGCAACAACCTGGGACCCAagtaaataaaacaggaaatgaaaCGGGGGGAACAAGAGCTGCTACCAGGTTTGCCTGGTGGCTTGGCAGATAAGAATGCAGCCACCAACGCAGGGgccacgggttccatccctgctgcAAGAAGATCCCGCAGGGGCTGCAGATGCTGAGCCCACGGGCCCAAGGCCCTGCCCTGCGACGAGACGCACCATTAGAGTGAggagcccaggcaccacagcaAAGAGAAGAGCTTCGCTGAGCTCAGCTCACCAGGAGGAGAGCCCCTAGGCAGGAGGAAGACCCAGCACCATCCTctgtcgctcaggcatgtccgagtctttgcgaccgcatggactgtagcccaccagactcctctgtccctgaggctctccaagcgagaatactggagtgggttgcactgccctcctccaggggatcttccccacccagggatcgaacccaggtttcccccattgcaggcagattctttaccatctgagccacagggaagtccagcacagccaaaactaattaataatcaattttaaaaactgatatctCAGAGATAGAAAAGTTGGTGAGAGAGCACTGAGAACCAGTGTGTGCTGATCCATCCGACAGCAAACCTGGGAGAGACGCACGAGTCTCGAGACACAGCCCGCCAGACGGAGGCGGAGACGCAGACAGTGTGAACAGACCGGCCGCTGGAAGCCACACAGAGTCTCGAGACACAGCCCGCCAGACGGAGGCAGAATCTCAGACAGACCAAGGAGACCGGCCGCTGGAAGCCACACAGAGTCTCTAGACGCAAACCACCAGACGGAGGCAGAAGACTCAGACAGACCAAGGAGACCGGCCGCTGGAAGCCACACAGAGTCCGTAACGAGACCAGTGAAAACTCCACGCAGACAAAAGGCCAGAACTGGACGGCTTCATGGAGGACCGCTACCAAACTGACAAAGAGCAACTTATGTGACCCTCTTCAAACCCTTCCAGGAGGctgaagaggaggaaacactCCCACAGTCTCTCTATGAGCCACCGCCACCTACTACCTaaaccagacacagacacacccagaagagAAAAGGCACAGAGCAGAGCGCTTTGGGGACAGACGTGCAGGAAACACTCCCACAGTCTCTCTATAGCCACCGCCACCCGCTATCTaaaccagacacagacacagccGGAAAAGAAAAGGCACAGAGCAGAGCGCTTTAGGAACTGACGTGCAAAACGTGCAACAAACTGTTAGCTAACCAAATtcaacaacacacaaaaagaatcacacaccatgatcaactCGCATTCATCCCTGGGTCACAAGGATaattcaacatatgcaaatcgaCCAGTGTGACTCACCACATCaacaagagaaaagacaaaacaacATGCTCGACTTCACAGGCTCAGAGAAAGCGCTGATTAAACTCAACATGCATCCATCATAAAAAGTCTCCCCAAACTGAGTACAGGCGGAAGACATCCCAACGTAATAAAACCGATTCATGACAAGCACACAGTCAGCCCAGTACTCAAAGGTAAAAGGCTGAAAGCCTCTCAAACTCTGGGACAAGACAAGGACGCCCACCCTCACCATAGGCGTTCAACGTACCAGTGGATGTCCTaggcacagcaatcagacaagaggaaaaaaaggattcAACTTGGCGGCAGGAAGGAGGCAAAACTGTCGCTGTACGCGGGTGACGTGATAGTCCATTTACAAAACCCTGAAGACGGCACACACGAACTGTCGGAACCGGGGAGGGGGCACCGTGGTCTGCGGAGCGGGGAGGCGTGTTGTCTGGGTCTGCAGtctcttcctgtgtgtgtgtgtgtgtctgtgtgtgtgtgtctgtgtgtgtctgcgcgctcagtcgtgtccaactctgtgtgactccacagacagtagcccgccgggctcctctctccatggattctccaggcaagaatactgaggcgggttgccacttccttctcccggggatcttccccacccaggatcgaACTTGAGTCCCTACACCTCccgcgctggcaggcagattctttacccctgagccacctgggaaacccgagTGCAGCCTACCATCACTCCGTCTCTCTCATTTGAAAACAGCGCCAGATACCTGCTCACCCTTCTCGGTTCCCCTGTGCGTGTGGActatcagggcttcccagtggcacccgtggtgaagaacccgcctgccagggcaggagacgtaAGGGACTTGGgtccatccctgggccgggaagatcccctgaggagggcatggccacccctccagaattcctgcctggagaatcccgggggcagaggagcccggcgggctacaggccgtggggtcgcaaagcgtcggacacggcTGCAGCGCCTGAGCCCGCACACTAGTTAGCTATCGTTTCTGTTCTCCATTCCTGGCCTCACTATGACACACTTCAGAAGCTTTAATCAGCGCTTTAGGCAAGATGGCAGATCGGAAAGTCCCAGCCCTCATCTCCCACAGAAgcactgatcagttcagttcagttcagtcgctcagtcgtgtccgactctttgcgaccccatgaatcgcagcacgccaggcctccctgtccatcaccaactcccggagttcactcagactcgcgtccatcaagtccatgatgccatccagccatctcatcctctgtcgtccccttttcctcctgcccccaatccctcccagcatcagagtcttttccaatgagtcaactcttcacatgaggtggccagagtactggagtttcagctttagcatcattccttccaacgaacactctggactggtttcctttaggatgaactagttggatctccgtgctgtccaagggactctcaagagtcttctccaacaccacagttcaaaagcatcaattcttcggcgctcagccttcttcacagtccaactctcacatccatacatgaccactggaaaaaccatagccttgactagacagacctgatAAACTGGGATTATTGGGGCCAAATGACCTGTATGCAAACTGAAGAATCCAGCTAGTGAGCTGCAACACCTCCGTGagcagaaaacagagaagaaccAACTTCGAAAGGATAAACGGAGCAGGTTCTGTTTCCCTGTCTCCCCTCCCGCAAGCTGGCACAGCTCAGCGCTGAGAGGACCCCCTCCTTGGGCCCAGGCCCTCTCCTCCCCCGGAGCACAGTGGGTGCAGCCACGCCACGTCCCCAGGCTCCGGGCTGCTGCCTCAGAGACCACCTCGCTGCTCAGCTCACGGGAGCACCAGGCCGCAGACACACGTGGGGCcgcaaagcaggaagagaagggacggGGCTCTGTCTCTCGGTGGTTAGAGGAGCATGGGGTCCTGAGACTTCTCCCTCAGGGCAGGGGCACAACAGGGCGGGAGCACACCATCGTCTCCCCGACGGCAGGGCAGGGGAGCCTCACGTCACAGAGCACGTCTCCAAGGCTCCAGAATCTCCAACTGGGCTGGAGGCTAAAACCCACCATAAATCCGAGAGAAGGAGGCTGCTTCTCCCAGGGCACAGACAGCAAAGCAGGGCCACAAGAAACACCAGAACCGGGAACCGTGACTCCGCCCAGGGCTGCAGAGAAACCGCGAGAACCGGGAAACGTGGCTCCACCCAGGGCGGCAGAGAAACTGCAGGAACACGGGAGATCTACAAGCTCCCTTACTATGGAAAATAACTGCCCCGAAGCAGCTCAGTGAACTGATCTTCCACAAGGTGCCCAGAGCCCAGAATCAGAAAGGACAGTCCCTTCCATAACCAGTGCTGGAAGAGCCAGATGGCAGCAGGCAGGAGGGGGAAGTGGGACCCGCAGCTCACACTATATGTGAAATCATCTCAAAACGCAGCAGAGACTTAAACACACGGCCTGAAACCACGAAGGAACAAGAGGACACAGGGGGAGGGAGCGTCGTGACATGGGTGAGGACAAGGTTTCTTTGGATATGACGCCAAAAGCACAAGCAGCAGAGACGGAACCAGACCGGGGGGTCCCGTAAATAAACCCTCCTGCACAACAGAGGAAACCGTCACAGGAGAGGCAGTGGGCGCAAAGGGAGATGCGTGCAAACCACACATCTGATAAGGGGCTACTTCTCCAATATACAAGGCGCTCACACAGCTCAACCCAAAGTAACACCAACCCGGCTTTTCCATGggcaaagataaactcaaaatggattaaagatctaaacggaagaccagaaactataaaactcctcgaGGAGaattaggcaaaacactctccgacataaatcacagcaggatcctctatgaccacctcccagaatattggaaagaaaagcaaaaataaacaaatgggacctaattaaagttaaaagcttctgcacaacaaaggaaactataagcaaggtgaaaagacagccttctgaatgggagaaaagaatagcaaatgaagcaactgacaaacaactaatctcaaaaatatacaagcaactcctgcagctcaattccagaaaaataaatgacccaatcaaaaaatgggccaaagaactaaatagacatttctccaaggaagacatatggatggcaaacaaacacatgaaaagatgctcagcatcactcattatcagagaaatgcaaatcaaaaccacaatgaggtaccacttcacgccagtcagaatgtctgcgatccaaaagtctacaagcactaaatgctggagagggtgtggagaaaagggaacc
The genomic region above belongs to Budorcas taxicolor isolate Tak-1 chromosome 18, Takin1.1, whole genome shotgun sequence and contains:
- the LOC128064170 gene encoding LOW QUALITY PROTEIN: leukocyte immunoglobulin-like receptor subfamily A member 6 (The sequence of the model RefSeq protein was modified relative to this genomic sequence to represent the inferred CDS: substituted 1 base at 1 genomic stop codon) — translated: MAPVLPALLCLGLSVGLRTQVQAGTLPKPTIWAEPGSLVPWGSPVTIWCRGTLGAQEFHLDKEGSKAFWDRQKPPGPGDKARFSIQHMGQDHAGSYWCYYRTATGWSEPSDRLELVVTGFNDKPSLSAVPSPVVTSGGNVTLQCGSRQGFNRFLLTKEGEDAFSWTLDGNQRPDGQTQALFPVGPVTPRHRWTFRCYNFYREIPRVWSAPSDPLELLVSGLSGKPSLLTPQGPVVTSGQNLTLQCRSDVGYARFALSKEGGQDLPQRPAQRPQGGLSQADFPLGPVGTIHRGRXRCYGGHGLSSEWSAPREPLELLVAGRLRDSPSLSVRPGPAVAPGETVTLLCQSGNRTDTFLLSKEGAAQRPLRLRSQDQDGQYQAEFSLSPVTSAHGGTYRCYRSLSTDPYLLSQPSEPLALVVSDYTVQNFTRMGLAALVLLLLGILLCQARHDRKGARDVARS